One window from the genome of Salvia miltiorrhiza cultivar Shanhuang (shh) chromosome 7, IMPLAD_Smil_shh, whole genome shotgun sequence encodes:
- the LOC130993737 gene encoding serine/threonine-protein phosphatase PP2A-2 catalytic subunit translates to MPGHGDLDRQIEQLMECKPLSEAEVKILCDQARAILVEEWNVQPVKCPVTVCGDIHGQFYDLIELFRIGGNAPDTNYLFMGDYVDRGYYSVETVTLLVALKVRYRDRITILRGNHESRQITQVYGFYDECLRKYGNANVWKFFTDLFDYLPLTALIESQIFCLHGGLSPSLDTLDNIRALDRIQEVPHEGPMCDLLWSDPDDRCGWGISPRGAGYTFGQDIAAQFNHTNGLSLISRAHQLVMEGYNWCQDKNVVTVFSAPNYCYRCGNMAAILEIGENMEQNFLQFDPAPRQIEPDTTRKTPDYFL, encoded by the exons ATGCCGGGGCATGGGGATTTGGATAGGCAGATAGAGCAATTGATGGAGTGCAAGCCGCTGTCGGAGGCGGAGGTGAAGATTTTGTGTGATCAGGCGCGGGCGATTTTGGTGGAGGAATGGAATGTGCAGCCGGTGAAATGTCCCGTTACTGTGTGCGGTGATATCCACGGGCAGTTCTACGATCTGATCGAGCTTTTCCGGATTGGAGGCAATGCTCCAGATACGAATTACCTCTTCATGGGAGACTATGTTG ATCGTGGATACTACTCAGTGGAAACTGTCACACTTTTAGTGGCTCTGAAAGTCCGTTATAGAGATAGAATCACAATTCTGAGGGGAAATCATGAAAGTCGACAGATCACTCAAGT GTATGGGTTCTATGATGAATGCTTGAGGAAGTATGGTAATGCCAATGTGTGGAAGTTTTTCACCGACCTATTTGATTATTTGCCCTTGACAGCTCTTATTGAGAGTCAG ATCTTCTGTTTGCATGGCGGTCTCTCTCCATCACTCGACACCTTAGACAATATCCGAGCTTTAGATCGCATACAGGAG GTCCCGCATGAAGGACCCATGTGTGATCTCTTGTGGTCTGATCCGGATGATCGTTGTGGTTGGGGCATATCACCCCGTGGGGCCGGCTACACCTTTGGACAGGATATAGCTGCTCAGTTCAACCACACCAATGGCCTCAGTCTAATTTCAAGAGCGCATCAGCTTGTGATGGAGGGTTACAATTGGTGTCAG GACAAGAATGTGGTGACCGTTTTTAGCGCCCCAAACTATTGTTACCGCTGCGGGAATATGGCTGCGATTCTTGAAATTGGGGAGAACATGGAGCAGAACTTCCTTCAGTTCGACCCGGCTCCTCGGCAGATCGAGCCCGACACCACGCGCAAAACTCcagattattttttgtga